Within the Pseudonocardia alni genome, the region CCAGCGCACGGACCGGCGCCAGGCACAGCGGCAGGAGCACACCGGCCAGCATCGCCTGCGCGATCGGCGCCGGGATCGCGCCGACGAGCCGCCCGAGCGGGCGCACGAGCCCGGTCGCGACGATGAGGAGACCGCCGACGACGAACGCACCGACCACGGCGGGCCACCCACCCGCGACGGCTCCGGTGGAGGCCAGCAACGCCGCGCCGGGGGTGGACCAGGCGACCGTCAGCGGGCGGCGGAACCGGCGGGACAGCCAGATCGTCGCCACCCCCATCAGCGCGGTGAGCACCACCAGCCCGGACGCGGCCTGAGCCGGGTCGGCACCGGCCGCCGTCAGCCCGGCGAGGACGACGGCGAACGAGCTGGTCACCCCGATCACCGCGGAGACGACACCGACCGACACCGGTTGCGCCCAGGAACGATCCACGGCCTCACCCTAACCGCGTCGTTCTGTAAACAGAACCCACCCCGAGCGGTAAGCAGGATGTTCTGCAGCCGATACACGGGGTGCCGCCGACCCGACCAAAGATGACCGAACCGTGTCGTCCGGAAAACAGGCGGTGACGTCCGGTCCGGCGATCTTGGAACGGGCACCGGCGGCGCCCCATCCTGCGTGGGCCGCCGCACCCGCCGGGCGCGGCTCTACCGGAAGGCCCGTCTCATGAAGCTGCCCGTCGCTCTGGCCCTGGTGATCGGCGTCGCCGGGGCGGTGATCGCATACCTCTACCTCGGTCCGCTCTCCGGGCTCGGCCTGTTCGTACCGGCGACGTTCCTGGGTGCCGCGACGTTCTTCGCGGCGGGTGGTGACCGGCCCGCGCTGGTCACCACCCTCGCCACGAACATCTGGGGGATCGTCACCGGCACCGTCATGCTGGTCCTGGCCGGGCTCACCACGAACCCCGCCCTGCTGGGGCTGATCATCGGCGGGATGACCGCAGTGTTCATCCTCGGTGCGCTCGTGCCGCAGCTCGGGTTCGTGCCCGGCTCGGTCGTCGGGTTCGCCACGACCGCGGCGTTCGGCCTGCTCAGCGGGGCGTCGGGCACCGACTTCTCGCTGCCCACCGGCCCGTTCACGGTGATGCTGCTGTCGTTCGTGGTCGGCTCGGTCGTGCTGGGCTACGGCTGCAGCCTGGTCGTCGGCCGCCTGACCGCCCGCACCGCGGCACCCGCCGCGGCCTGACCGGCGGCGGCGCCCGGTGCGACTGGTGACCACCGGCGAGGCCGCGACCAGACTGGCCCTGAGCCCGCGGGCACTGCACCGCTGGGCCAGGGCCGGCCTGGTGACACCGGCCTTCCGGGAGCCGGACGGCCGTGACCTCTGGGACCTCGACGATCTCCGGGACCAGGTCACGGCGCTCCCGGCACGCTTCTCCGCGGCGACCGCGGTGCGCGACCCCGGGACACCCGGTCCCCCACGTCGCCCGGGCACCCCGTCCGGGTAGCGCGGCCGAGTGGCCCGGCCCGAGTGGCCCGGCCCGAGTGGTTCGGCCCCGGTGGCGCGGCCGAGTGGCCCGGCCCGGGTGGCGCGGCCGAGTCGTCCGGCCCCGGTGGCGCGGGCGCGGAGCCCTGCGGCCGACCCGGCCCCGGCTACAGTCGCCCGGTGGACGACGGGGCGCTGCGCACGGCCGTCGGCGCACGGCTGCGGACGGCCCGGACCGCACGCGGTCTGTCCCTCGGAGCGCTCGCGGAGCGGGCGGGGATCGGCAAGGGCTCACTGTCGGAGATCGAGAACGGCAGTCGCAACCCCACCCTCTCCACCCTCTACGCGCTCGCGGACACCCTGGGCGTACCGCTGTCGCGGCTGCTCGCCGAGCACCCCGGGGCCGAGGTCGCCGGCCCCGGCATCACCGCGCGCCTGCTGGAGACGGCCACCGACCACCACGGCACCGTCGAGGTGTACGCCCTGGCCCTCGTCCCGGAGGCGGTGCACGTGTCCCCCGGGCACGGTCCGGGGGTGGTGGAGCACCTGCTCGTCACCCGCGGTGCCGTCCGGGCCGGACGCAGCGGGTGCGAGGCCGACCTCGGCACCGGCGAGGCCACCCGCTGGCCCGCCGACGGCGAGCACACCTACACCGCCCTCGCCGGGGCACCGGCCGCGGCCGTGCTCGTCATCCGCACCCCGCCGCGTCCATGATCACCAGCACCTGGGCGCGGTCCGCGCGGCCCCGTACCGCGCTCATGTACTGATCGTCAGGCCGCCGCGTCCGACCAGGCGAGCACCCGGGTGGCGTACAGGGTCAACCACGGCGACGGCTCCCCCGGCGGCACGTCCACCTCGAACCACATCTCACCCGGGTCGCGGACGCCCTGGACCCAGCGCCCGTCCGGCCGTCGCGACGCGCGCAGCGCCGCGACGGCGTCGGCGAGCCGCGGGTCGGGCGGGACCCCGTCGAGCGCGGCGGCGAGGCGGAAGTACTCCGTGCCGCGCAACACGTCGTGCCGCCAGCGCAACGGGTAGGCGAGCTCGGCCGGGTCCCGTTCGAACTCCACCGGCTCGCCGGTCGAGAGCCGGAACAGCAGACCGCGGGTCAGCAGGTACTCCTCACCCGACCGGCGGGCGGCCCGCGTCGCGGCGGTCCCGCCGGTGGCCCGCTCGTGGGCGAGCAGCCCGTACAGCGCGTTCAGCGTGGAGTGGAACGACGACCGCTGCGCGCCGTCCACCCAGAAGCAGTTCCAGCCGCCGTCGGCGAGCCGGTGCTCGGCGAACCAGGCGGCGAGGGCGTCCATGTCGCGGCCGAGCCACAGTCCGTTGGCGACGGTGAACGCGTTGATGCAGGCGTCGACCTCACCGTCCCAGTAGGGCAGGTCGTCGTACTCCCAGCGGCACGACTCGAGCTTCTCCGCCGTGCCCGCCAGCGCCGCCGGGTCCAGGCCCCACTCGCGCAGCGCGTTCAGCGACCAGGTCGTCGCCGTCCACGGCTGTCCCTCGACCTCGGACCCGCCCGCCGGGAAGTACGCACCGCCCGCCCAGGTGCCGTCGGGGTCCTGGCGGGCGAGCAGCCGCGCGCCCATCCCCTCGGTCGCGACGCGGGCGCGGGTGGCCTCCCACACCTCGGGAGGCGCACCCGCCAGGTCGCGCTCGACCTGCCAGCGCAACGCCGGGTCGGTGTCGAGCAGCCGGTCGAGCAGTGCGCGGTCCACGACGGCCCCGTCCATGGGGCGTCAGGGTGTCACTTGAGCAGCGAACGCGCCATCACCATGCGCTGGATCTGGTTGGTGCCCTCGTAGATCTGCGTGATCTTCGCGTCGCGCATCATGCGCTCGGCCGGGAAGTCGCGGGTGTAGCCCGCGCCGCCGAGCAGCTGGACGGCGTCGGTGGTCACCTGCATCGCGGTGTCGGAGGCGAAGCACTTGGCGGCCGACGAGATGAAGCCCAGGTCGGGCTCGTTGCGCTCGGCCCGCGAGGCGGCCACGTAGCAGAGCTGCCGCGCGGCCTCGACCTTCATCGCCATGTCGGCGAGCATGAACTGCAGGCCCTGGAACTCGGCCAGGTGCCTGCCGAACTGCTTGCGTTCCTTCATGTACTGCGTCGCGACGTCGAGCGCGCCCTGCGCGATGCCGACGGCCTGCGCACCGATGGTCGGGCGCGTGTGGTCCAGCGTGCGCAGCGCGGTCTTGAAGCCGGTGCCCTCGGCGCCGATGATCCGGTCGGCCGGGATGCGGCAGTCCTCGAAGTGGATCTCGCGGGTCGGCGAGCCGTGGATGCCGAGCTTGCGCTCCTTGGTGCCGACGACGAAGCCCGGGTCGTCGGAATGGACCACGAACGCCGAGATCCCGTTGGCCTTCTTCTCCGGGTCGGTGACGGCCATGACCGTGTACCAGGTCGACTCGCCGGCGTTGGTGATCCAGCACTTGGTGCCGTTGAGGACCCACTCGTCGCCGTCGCGGCGGGCGCGGGTCTTCATCGACGCGGCGTCGGAGCCCGCCTCCCGCTCGGAGAGGGCGTAGCTGACCATCGCCTCGCCCGCGGCGACCGAGGGCAGGACCTGCTTCTTCAGCTCGTCCGAGGCGGACAGCAGGATCGGGGTGAGCCCGAGGCCGTTCACCCCGGGGATCAGCGACGACGACGCGCAGACCCGCGCGACCTCCTCGATCACGATGCAGCCCGCGAGCTCGTCGGCGCCCTGGCCGCCGTACTCCTCGGGGATGATCACGGCCTGGAAACCGGCCTTGACCAGCGCGTCGCGCGCCTCGACGGGGTACCGGCCCTGCTCGTCGACGTCGGCGGCGTGCGGGGCGATCTCCTTCTCCGCCAGGTCCCGGACCGCCTCGCGGAGGGCCGTGTGCTCGTCGCTGAGCCGGTAGCTGTCGAACTCGCTGTTCATGCCGACCATGCTAACGGCACTCCGTGCCACATGTCACGGGACCTTGCTACCCTCCGTGCCATGACGACCAGCACGCGGCGCGGGCGTTCCCCCGAGGGGCGGGCCGAGGTGCGGCGGGAGCTGGTGGGGGCGGCCGCGCGGCTGTTCACCGAACGCGGCTACGACGACACGACCGTCGACGACATCGCCGCCGCCGCGGGCGTCGGGCGCCGCACCTTCTTCCGCTACTTCCGCGGCAAGGAGGACGCGCTGTCCCCCGACCACGAGCGCGGTCTGGCCCGGATCGGCGAGGTGTTCGCCGGCGCGCACCCCGACGAGCCGCTGCCGTCACTGGCACTGCGTGCCGCGGAGACGGTGTTCGAGCTCTACACCGAGGACCCGGAGGTCGCCCGGCTGCGCTTCGCGCTCGTCGGCTCGGTTCCGGCGCTGCGCGACCGCGAGGCCGCGTCGGTGCACCACTACCGACGGCTGTTCACCCGCGAGCTCACCGCCCGGCTGGGCGACCTTCCGGACGGCGAGCTGCGGGCCGCGGTGACGGCGGCGGCGCTGGTCGCCGCGCACAACCAGGCGCTGCGCCGGTGGCTGGTCGAGGGCGCGCGCGACGCCGACCTGCCCGGCGCCGTCGACCACTTCCGCCGGGTCGCGCCGATGCTGCCGCTGGAGGACGCGGGCGAGCCTGCCACGGCACCCGACCTGGAGGACGTGACCCGGCGTCTGGAGCGCGCGGCGCGGACCCTGGAACGGGAGTCGACCCGACGCACGGGGTGAGCCCGGCCCCGGGGCGCCCGGCCCCGGACATGCGTGATCCCCGGGCCGCACCGGGGTGCGTCACCGAACCGGACAGAGTTCGGACCCGGGGATCACGGGTGACCGTCGGGAACTCGCCGGCACCACACCGGCTTCCACGACCGCCTCTCCGACGGGTTCTCCCCGCCGGAGCAGAACGTGGTGCTAGCTGACGGCCACCTCACGTGTCCTGCTGTAGCTCATCTGCTGGACCACCTCCTCTCCCGTGTACCGACACCGTACGCACGGGATCGAGCGGTGCGCCACCGGAAAATCGCGGCCCGGTCCTCAGCCCTCGCGGGCTGCCACGCGCAGCGCCGCGTCCTTGTCCAGGACGCTGCGCTCGAGGTCGGCCTGGAACTCCACCATGGCCTGCCGGAGCCGCTCGTCGCCGGCGCCGAGGATGCGCACCGCGAGCAGTCCGGCGTTGCGGGCGTTGCCGACCGCGACGGTCGCCACCGGCACGCCGGCGGGCATCTGCACGATCGACAGCAGCGAGTCCAGGCCGTCGAGGTACTTCAGCGGCACGGGCACGCCGATGACCGGCAGCGGTGTCGCGGCGGCGACCATCCCGGGCAGGTGCGCGGCACCACCGGCCCCGGCGACGATCGCCTGCAGGCCGCGGTCGGCGGCCGACGCGGCGTAGTCGAGCATCCGCTGCGGGGTGCGGTGGGCGGAGTAGACGCCCACCTCCCACGGCACGCCGAACTCGTCGAGCGCGGCGCCCGCGGCGCCCATCACCGGCCAGTCGGAGTCGCTGCCCATGATCACGCCCACGCGCGGGGAGCCGGTCTGCGTCATCGAGGTCCTTCCGGGGAGTGCGGGGAGCGGGGATCGCCGGTGTGGGCGGACCAGCCGTCCGCCCAGGTCGCGGTGGCCAGCCAGCCCGCGGCGAGCTCCGCGCGGGTGCGCACGTCGGCCTCGTCGCGGCCGAGGACCGTGACGTGGCCGATCTTGCGGGCCGGGCGGC harbors:
- a CDS encoding DUF1097 domain-containing protein gives rise to the protein MKLPVALALVIGVAGAVIAYLYLGPLSGLGLFVPATFLGAATFFAAGGDRPALVTTLATNIWGIVTGTVMLVLAGLTTNPALLGLIIGGMTAVFILGALVPQLGFVPGSVVGFATTAAFGLLSGASGTDFSLPTGPFTVMLLSFVVGSVVLGYGCSLVVGRLTARTAAPAAA
- a CDS encoding MerR family DNA-binding transcriptional regulator, with the protein product MTTGEAATRLALSPRALHRWARAGLVTPAFREPDGRDLWDLDDLRDQVTALPARFSAATAVRDPGTPGPPRRPGTPSG
- a CDS encoding helix-turn-helix domain-containing protein, which gives rise to MDDGALRTAVGARLRTARTARGLSLGALAERAGIGKGSLSEIENGSRNPTLSTLYALADTLGVPLSRLLAEHPGAEVAGPGITARLLETATDHHGTVEVYALALVPEAVHVSPGHGPGVVEHLLVTRGAVRAGRSGCEADLGTGEATRWPADGEHTYTALAGAPAAAVLVIRTPPRP
- a CDS encoding prenyltransferase/squalene oxidase repeat-containing protein, giving the protein MDGAVVDRALLDRLLDTDPALRWQVERDLAGAPPEVWEATRARVATEGMGARLLARQDPDGTWAGGAYFPAGGSEVEGQPWTATTWSLNALREWGLDPAALAGTAEKLESCRWEYDDLPYWDGEVDACINAFTVANGLWLGRDMDALAAWFAEHRLADGGWNCFWVDGAQRSSFHSTLNALYGLLAHERATGGTAATRAARRSGEEYLLTRGLLFRLSTGEPVEFERDPAELAYPLRWRHDVLRGTEYFRLAAALDGVPPDPRLADAVAALRASRRPDGRWVQGVRDPGEMWFEVDVPPGEPSPWLTLYATRVLAWSDAAA
- a CDS encoding acyl-CoA dehydrogenase, which translates into the protein MNSEFDSYRLSDEHTALREAVRDLAEKEIAPHAADVDEQGRYPVEARDALVKAGFQAVIIPEEYGGQGADELAGCIVIEEVARVCASSSLIPGVNGLGLTPILLSASDELKKQVLPSVAAGEAMVSYALSEREAGSDAASMKTRARRDGDEWVLNGTKCWITNAGESTWYTVMAVTDPEKKANGISAFVVHSDDPGFVVGTKERKLGIHGSPTREIHFEDCRIPADRIIGAEGTGFKTALRTLDHTRPTIGAQAVGIAQGALDVATQYMKERKQFGRHLAEFQGLQFMLADMAMKVEAARQLCYVAASRAERNEPDLGFISSAAKCFASDTAMQVTTDAVQLLGGAGYTRDFPAERMMRDAKITQIYEGTNQIQRMVMARSLLK
- a CDS encoding TetR family transcriptional regulator, whose amino-acid sequence is MTTSTRRGRSPEGRAEVRRELVGAAARLFTERGYDDTTVDDIAAAAGVGRRTFFRYFRGKEDALSPDHERGLARIGEVFAGAHPDEPLPSLALRAAETVFELYTEDPEVARLRFALVGSVPALRDREAASVHHYRRLFTRELTARLGDLPDGELRAAVTAAALVAAHNQALRRWLVEGARDADLPGAVDHFRRVAPMLPLEDAGEPATAPDLEDVTRRLERAARTLERESTRRTG
- the purE gene encoding 5-(carboxyamino)imidazole ribonucleotide mutase; translated protein: MTQTGSPRVGVIMGSDSDWPVMGAAGAALDEFGVPWEVGVYSAHRTPQRMLDYAASAADRGLQAIVAGAGGAAHLPGMVAAATPLPVIGVPVPLKYLDGLDSLLSIVQMPAGVPVATVAVGNARNAGLLAVRILGAGDERLRQAMVEFQADLERSVLDKDAALRVAAREG